In the Bacilli bacterium PM5-9 genome, one interval contains:
- a CDS encoding phosphotransferase system IIB component (product_source=COG1264; cath_funfam=3.30.1360.60; cog=COG1264; superfamily=55604; transmembrane_helix_parts=Outside_1_4,TMhelix_5_24,Inside_25_115), producing the protein MDFNMTIIIAAVAIILLVICFFIYKAMSNNKVSSNKTDLPFDINDLLAAIGSENNIIETNASTSKIAFKLNDTSLVDVEKIKNMGASGIVETKDGFTFIFGNISKNIENEIKNKL; encoded by the coding sequence ATGGATTTTAATATGACAATAATTATAGCTGCTGTTGCAATAATATTATTAGTGATTTGTTTTTTCATTTATAAAGCAATGTCTAATAATAAAGTATCTAGTAATAAAACTGATTTACCTTTTGATATTAATGATTTATTAGCTGCAATAGGTAGTGAAAATAATATTATTGAAACAAATGCAAGCACTTCTAAAATAGCATTCAAATTAAATGATACAAGTTTAGTAGACGTTGAAAAAATTAAAAATATGGGTGCTAGTGGCATTGTTGAAACAAAAGATGGTTTCACCTTTATTTTTGGAAATATTTCCAAAAATATTGAGAATGAAATAAAAAACAAATTGTAA